A single genomic interval of Schistocerca americana isolate TAMUIC-IGC-003095 chromosome 2, iqSchAmer2.1, whole genome shotgun sequence harbors:
- the LOC124596103 gene encoding uncharacterized protein LOC124596103 — protein sequence MNAVEGRGNVEPAPRVRRVKRYSTEIPEGWWKLMRRRKSGLSKNRFDSYLIAPDGKRLRSSVELWKYLKDNNLTWPQTCCDTKSIFSQKSHHNLCTEDADEILLENNPKAPKIHAPESTANELFRDTIVKSEIVPEQSRSLIDHSYYFKQEDEKDIFAEDMCIESPTFENGIRQDTIAEYLAMKFSIKTEDCEVPECWTSVNDSHAEVLSAAHHNTVEHQSSVSGLCNTVKHSEKSNLTSQLSNICLNSIPLSNVKEGALRQYEVRPRKWIPPKSPFNLIQETLFHDPWQLLLATIFLTKTEAQRATESFYRFIERWPTADDIIDADITELSQFITPLGFHRLRAYSIKKFSYEFRHKSWEDPIQLFGIGRYGSDSYKIFVTGEWQNCHPQDHMLQKYVHWLAANYPLETNK from the coding sequence ATGAACGCTGTGGAAGGCAGAGGAAATGTTGAACCAGCCCCACGAGTTCGTCGTGTTAAAAGGTATTCGACGGAGATACCTGAAGGTTGGTGGAAGCTAATGCGTCGACGAAAGTCAGGATTATCAAAAAATAGGTTCGACAGTTACCTGATAGCACCTGATGGAAAACGGCTTAGATCGAGCGTAGAGCTGTGGAAATATTTAAAAGACAATAACTTAACTTGGCCGCAAACTTGTTGTGACACAAAGTCCATCTTTAgccagaaatcgcatcacaatttgTGTACAGAGGATGCTGATGAGATTTTGTTGGAAAATAACCCGAAAGCACCAAAAATACATGCACCAGAATCAACAGCAAATGAACTGTTTCGTGATACGATAGTAAAATCAGAAATAGTACCCGAACAAAGTAGGTCACTGATAGACCACAGTTACTATTTCAAGCAAGAGGATGAGAAAGACATATTTGCAGAAGACATGTGTATAGAAAGCCCAACATTTGAAAACGGGATACGGCAAGACACAATCGCAGAATATTTGGCAATGAAATTTTCAATCAAGACTGAAGACTGTGAAGTTCCAGAGTGTTGGACTTCAGTGAACGATTCCCATGCAGAAGTGCTATCAGCAGCGCATCATAATACAGTGGAACACCAAAGTTCAGTGTCAGGATTGTGTAATACTGTGAAACATTCAGAGAAATCAAATTTAACGTCGCAACTGAGTAATATATGTTTAAATTCCATACCATTGTCTAATGTAAAGGAAGGAGCATTGCGTCAATATGAGGTAAGACCTAGAAAATGGATACCTCCAAAGTCCCCCTTTAATCTCATTCAAGAAACACTCTTTCATGATCCATGGCAACTTTTGCTAGCCACAATTTTTCTCACAAAGACAGAGGCACAAAGAGCTACGGAAAGTTTTTACAGATTCATTGAACGCTGGCCAACAGCTGATGACATCATTGATGCAGATATTACTGAGCTGTCACAGTTTATAACTCCTCTAGGCTTTCATCGTTTACGAGCATATTCGATTAAGAAATTTTCATATGAGTTTAGACATAAATCTTGGGAAGACCCAATTCAGCTCTTTGGTATTGGCAGATATGGAAGTGACTCGTATAAAATTTTTGTAACAGGTGAGTGGCAAAATTGTCATCCACAGGACCATATGCTGCAGAAATATGTCCACTGGCTGGCAGCAAATTATCCACTTGAAACCAACAAATAA